From one Papio anubis isolate 15944 chromosome 12, Panubis1.0, whole genome shotgun sequence genomic stretch:
- the LOC101008804 gene encoding olfactory receptor 6Q1, which translates to MQPYTKNWTQVTEFVMMGFAGIHEAHLLFFILFLTMYLFTLVENLAIILVVGLDHRLWRPMYFFLTHLSCLEIWYISVTVPKMLAGLIGVDGGKNISYAGCLSQLFIFTFLGATECFLLAAMAYDRYVAICMPLHYGALVSWGTCIHLAAACWLVGFLTPILPIYLMSQLTFCGPNVIDHFFCDASPLLALSCSDVTWKETVDFLVSLAVLLASSTVIAVSYGNIVWTLLHIRSVAERWKAFSTCAAHLTVVSLFYGTLFFMYVRTEVTSSINFNKVVSVFYSIVTPMLNPLIYSLRNKEVKGALGRVFSLKFWKGQ; encoded by the coding sequence ATGCAGCCATATACCAAAAACTGGACCCAGGTAACTGAATTTGTCATGATGGGCTTTGCTGGCATTCATGAAGCACACCTCCTCTTCTTCATACTCTTCCTCACCATGTACCTGTTCACCTTGGTAGAGAATTTGGCCATCATTTTAGTGGTGGGCTTGGACCACCGACTATGGAGACCCATGTATTTCTTCCTGACACACTTGTCTTGCCTTGAAATCTGGTACATTTCTGTTACAGTGCCCAAGATGCTGGCTGGTCTTATTGGGGTGGATGGTGGCAAGAATATTTCTTATGCTGGCTGCCTGTCCCAGCTCTTCATCTTCACCTTCCTTGGGGCAACTGAGTGTTTCCTACTGGCTGCCATGGCCTATGATCGTTAtgtggccatttgtatgcctctCCACTATGGGGCTTTGGTGTCCTGGGGCACCTGCATCCATCTGGCAGCTGCTTGTTGGCTGGTAGGCTTCCTCACACCCATCTTGCCAATCTACCTCATGTCTCAGCTAACATTTTGTGGCCCAAATGTCATCGACCACTTCTTCTGTGATGCCTCACCCTTGCTAGCCTTGTCGTGCTCAGATGTCACTTGGAAGGAGACTGTGGATTTCCTGGTGTCTCTGGCTGTGCTACTGGCCTCCTCTACGGTCATTGCTGTGTCCTACGGCAACATTGTCTGGACACTGCTGCACATCCGCTCAGTTGCTGAGCGCTGGAAGGCCTTCTCTACCTGTGCAGCTCACCTGACTGTGGTGAGCCTCTTCTATGGCACTCTTTTCTTTATGTATGTCCGGACCGAGGTGACTTCCTCCATCAACTTCAACAAGGTGGTATCTGTCTTCTACTCTATCGTCACGCCCATGCTCAATCCTCTCATCTACAGTCTTAGGAACAAGGAAGTGAAAGGAGCTCTGGGTCGAGTCTTTTCTCTCAAGTTTTGGAAGGGACAGTGA